Proteins encoded within one genomic window of Nonomuraea gerenzanensis:
- a CDS encoding TetR/AcrR family transcriptional regulator: MTTSRHDRAATRTRAIMQATLALAQELGYARLSIEAVAARAGVGKHTIYRRWPSKGLLFLDSLLSLNEPVLDYPDTGDILADLRCQIYAAVDLLANPPWGPLYQALVGEAQHDPAVAAGLDERFIRPQTDKTVARLKAAQEQGQVSAGFDLDLVMAILSGPLYYRLLISQEPVSHDYVDRVLHALFAGLSPRH; the protein is encoded by the coding sequence GTGACCACCAGCCGCCACGATCGCGCCGCGACGCGCACGCGAGCGATCATGCAAGCCACGCTCGCCCTGGCCCAGGAGCTCGGCTACGCCAGGCTGAGCATCGAGGCGGTCGCGGCCCGCGCCGGGGTCGGCAAGCACACGATCTATCGCCGCTGGCCCTCCAAGGGCCTGCTGTTCCTCGACTCGCTGCTGTCACTGAACGAGCCCGTCCTCGACTACCCCGACACCGGCGACATCCTGGCCGATCTGCGCTGCCAGATCTACGCGGCGGTGGACCTGCTGGCCAATCCGCCCTGGGGCCCGCTCTATCAGGCGCTGGTGGGCGAGGCCCAGCACGATCCCGCGGTCGCCGCCGGTCTCGACGAGCGTTTCATCCGGCCGCAGACCGACAAGACCGTCGCCCGGCTGAAGGCGGCCCAGGAGCAGGGGCAGGTCTCCGCCGGCTTCGACCTCGACCTGGTGATGGCGATCCTGTCCGGGCCGCTGTACTACCGGCTGCTGATCAGTCAGGAGCCCGTGAGCCACGACTACGTCGATCGGGTGCTGCACGCCCTCTTCGCCGGCCTGAGCCCGAGGCACTGA
- a CDS encoding cellulase family glycosylhydrolase, with the protein MRRILAIVAALALPFMVPAGADAAADPLVSQGKAVTASSVEAAGLEPGKAVDGSTSTRWASAEGVDPQWIRVDLGSAHTLSRVRLTWEVAHATAYRVQTSPDGSTWSDVYATTAGDGAVDDLTVSGSGRYVRVYGTQRGTPYGYSLWELEVYGAPVGGGGGTPVQANGQLRVCGIKLCNENGKQIQLRGMSSHGIQWYNQCLNAASLDALAGDWKADVLRISMYIQEGGYESDPRLFTDRVHSLIEMATARGMYAIVDWHLLTPGDPMYNLARARTFFTEIAQRHNGKKNVLYEIANEPNGDAVTWPVIRDYAHQLIPVIRQHDPDAPILVGTRAWSSLGVSGGGDESEIVSNPVNAANIMYTFHFYAGSHGTEYLNTLSRAADRLPIFVTEFGTQSASGDGANDFARSQQYLDLMAQKKISWVNWNYSDDFRTGAVFRTGTCPNGSFAGTGNLKEAGVWVRDRIRTADDF; encoded by the coding sequence GTGAGAAGGATCTTAGCGATCGTGGCCGCGCTGGCACTGCCCTTCATGGTGCCGGCGGGCGCCGACGCGGCGGCCGACCCGCTGGTGTCGCAGGGCAAGGCCGTGACGGCCTCCTCGGTCGAGGCCGCCGGCCTGGAGCCCGGCAAGGCGGTGGACGGCAGCACGTCCACGCGCTGGGCCAGCGCGGAAGGGGTGGACCCGCAGTGGATCCGGGTGGACCTCGGCTCCGCGCACACCCTCTCCCGGGTACGGCTGACCTGGGAGGTCGCGCACGCCACGGCGTACCGGGTGCAGACCTCGCCCGACGGCTCCACCTGGAGCGACGTCTACGCCACCACCGCCGGCGACGGAGCGGTGGACGACCTCACGGTCAGCGGCAGCGGCCGGTACGTCCGGGTGTACGGCACGCAGCGCGGCACCCCGTACGGCTACTCCCTGTGGGAGCTGGAGGTCTACGGCGCCCCTGTCGGCGGCGGCGGCGGGACGCCCGTGCAGGCGAACGGGCAGCTGCGCGTGTGCGGCATCAAGCTCTGCAACGAGAACGGCAAGCAGATCCAGCTGCGCGGCATGAGCAGCCACGGCATCCAGTGGTACAACCAGTGCCTCAACGCCGCCTCGCTCGACGCGCTGGCCGGCGACTGGAAGGCCGACGTCCTGCGCATCTCGATGTACATCCAGGAGGGCGGCTACGAGAGCGACCCCCGGCTGTTCACCGACCGCGTGCACTCCCTGATCGAGATGGCCACCGCCCGCGGCATGTACGCGATCGTGGACTGGCACCTGCTCACCCCCGGCGACCCGATGTACAACCTCGCCCGGGCCAGGACCTTCTTCACCGAGATCGCCCAGCGGCACAACGGCAAGAAGAACGTCCTGTACGAGATCGCGAACGAGCCGAACGGCGACGCCGTCACGTGGCCCGTCATCCGCGACTACGCGCACCAGCTCATCCCGGTGATCCGGCAGCACGACCCCGACGCCCCGATCCTGGTGGGCACCCGGGCGTGGTCGTCGCTCGGCGTCTCCGGCGGCGGCGACGAGAGTGAGATCGTCAGCAACCCGGTCAACGCCGCCAACATCATGTACACCTTCCACTTCTACGCGGGCTCGCACGGCACCGAGTACCTGAACACGCTGTCCAGGGCCGCCGACCGGCTGCCGATCTTCGTGACCGAGTTCGGCACCCAGAGCGCGTCCGGCGACGGGGCCAACGACTTCGCCAGGTCGCAGCAGTACCTCGACCTGATGGCCCAGAAGAAGATCAGCTGGGTGAACTGGAACTACTCCGACGACTTCCGCACCGGCGCCGTCTTCAGGACCGGGACCTGCCCGAACGGCTCGTTCGCCGGGACGGGCAACCTCAAGGAGGCCGGCGTCTGGGTCCGTGACAGGATCCGCACCGCCGACGACTTCTGA
- a CDS encoding serine/threonine-protein kinase, producing MSDDIQQIGPYTIIRRLGRGGMGTVYLARLGDSPPVALKVLHPGTDPGFERRFTREVEAARRVARFCTAPVLDAGVDGQTPYLVTEYVDGPDLATAIRDGGPLSGANLEALAVGVATALVAIHQAGIVHRDLKPANILLSSLGPRVIDFGIAQFLTPDATRSAAIVGTPAYMSPEQAAGEPVTAAGDVFAWGGVVVHAATGKAPFGVGGAHEVLYRVVHYAPDLSGLDARLYPLVEQALAKDPARRPTSRQLLDRLLGRESINVAAATDLVSRSWGQRDPAPAPARRRARWVRPVTAIGAALLASAVTAVALLQSGNASPTVSPTVSQTVSPTRTAAVATVTVSSPTHVHATTGLAARDLFVSNSDSRQVPVHVSIDRLVREFDEVRLEWTVENLATGGEQADLFSILGGEGAWDVQGISIRPGRSAKAYHPYVEGEVCQCTYWASYANVINAGGSLQFFAVFRGLPADAAKADLDLLGLGRFDGVPIVEAQ from the coding sequence GTGAGTGACGACATCCAGCAGATCGGCCCGTACACCATCATCCGACGCCTCGGCCGAGGCGGGATGGGCACCGTGTACCTGGCCCGGCTCGGAGACTCACCACCGGTCGCGCTCAAGGTCCTGCACCCCGGCACGGACCCCGGCTTCGAGCGCCGCTTCACCAGGGAGGTCGAGGCGGCGCGCCGCGTGGCCCGCTTCTGCACCGCCCCGGTCCTGGACGCCGGCGTGGACGGGCAGACCCCCTACCTCGTCACCGAGTACGTGGACGGCCCCGACCTGGCCACGGCGATCCGCGACGGCGGCCCCCTGTCGGGCGCGAACCTGGAGGCGCTGGCCGTCGGCGTGGCCACGGCGCTGGTCGCGATTCACCAGGCCGGCATCGTGCACCGCGACCTCAAACCCGCCAACATCCTGCTCAGCTCCCTCGGCCCCCGCGTCATCGACTTCGGCATCGCCCAGTTCCTGACCCCGGACGCGACCAGGTCCGCGGCGATCGTGGGCACGCCTGCGTACATGTCGCCCGAGCAGGCCGCCGGCGAGCCGGTCACGGCGGCCGGCGACGTGTTCGCCTGGGGCGGCGTGGTCGTGCACGCGGCGACGGGCAAGGCTCCCTTCGGCGTGGGCGGCGCCCACGAGGTGCTGTACCGGGTGGTGCACTACGCGCCGGACCTCAGCGGCCTGGACGCCCGGCTGTATCCGCTGGTGGAGCAGGCGCTGGCCAAGGACCCGGCCCGGCGGCCCACCTCGCGGCAACTGCTCGACCGCCTGCTCGGCCGCGAGTCGATCAACGTGGCCGCCGCCACCGACCTGGTCAGCCGGTCATGGGGGCAGCGGGACCCGGCGCCCGCCCCGGCCCGGCGCAGGGCCCGCTGGGTGCGCCCGGTGACGGCGATCGGCGCCGCGCTGCTGGCCTCGGCCGTCACCGCCGTGGCGCTGCTGCAGTCGGGCAACGCCTCGCCCACCGTCTCGCCCACCGTCTCGCAAACCGTCTCGCCGACCCGGACCGCCGCCGTCGCCACGGTCACCGTCTCGTCCCCCACGCACGTGCACGCCACCACGGGCCTGGCCGCGAGGGACCTGTTCGTCTCGAACTCGGACAGCAGGCAGGTCCCCGTCCACGTCTCGATCGACCGGCTCGTCCGCGAGTTCGACGAGGTGCGGCTGGAGTGGACGGTGGAGAACCTCGCCACCGGCGGCGAGCAGGCCGACCTGTTCAGCATCCTGGGCGGCGAGGGGGCGTGGGACGTGCAGGGCATCTCGATCCGGCCGGGCCGCTCGGCCAAGGCCTACCACCCGTACGTGGAGGGCGAGGTCTGCCAGTGCACGTACTGGGCGAGCTACGCCAACGTGATCAACGCCGGTGGTTCGCTGCAGTTCTTCGCCGTCTTCCGCGGGCTGCCCGCCGACGCCGCCAAGGCGGACCTCGACCTGCTGGGCCTCGGGCGCTTCGACGGCGTCCCCATCGTGGAAGCCCAGTGA
- a CDS encoding sigma-70 family RNA polymerase sigma factor has protein sequence MRETSPAGGADPDVLERARGGDGEAFRGLVEPYRRELQVHCYRILGSVQDAEDVLQETLLAAWRGIGGYQERASLRTWLYRIATNRCLNALRAGARRPHDPAAHRTEVAMPEPSRRREEPSWLEPYPDALLDELAGQVPGPEARYEVRESVSLAFLTALQRLPPRQRAVLVLRDVLGFRAAEVAGMLGTTGNAVTMALKRARASLAPELPGRDRESAPLPGSPQERRIVDGLRRALEAGDVDAIVAMLTDDAWLTMPPLPMEYQGPDAIRHFLATVALPGCRRYTLIPTRANGQPAFGCYLRDPRTPVLHAHGLMVLTLSGERVSALTRFHDNAILPLFGLPRSLRGL, from the coding sequence ATGCGAGAGACCTCACCGGCCGGAGGCGCCGATCCGGACGTGCTGGAGCGGGCGCGCGGAGGGGACGGTGAGGCGTTCCGCGGGCTCGTCGAGCCGTACCGGCGCGAGCTGCAGGTGCACTGCTACCGCATCCTGGGCTCCGTGCAGGACGCCGAGGACGTGCTGCAGGAGACGTTGCTGGCCGCCTGGCGCGGCATCGGCGGCTACCAGGAGCGCGCGTCACTGCGCACGTGGCTCTACCGGATAGCGACCAACCGCTGCCTGAACGCGCTGCGGGCCGGTGCCCGCCGCCCGCACGATCCGGCGGCCCACCGTACGGAGGTGGCCATGCCCGAGCCGTCGCGTCGCCGGGAGGAGCCGAGCTGGCTGGAGCCCTACCCCGACGCGCTGCTGGACGAGCTGGCCGGCCAGGTGCCGGGGCCTGAGGCCCGCTACGAGGTCAGGGAGTCGGTGTCGCTGGCGTTCCTGACGGCGCTGCAGCGGCTGCCGCCGAGGCAGCGGGCCGTGCTGGTGCTGCGGGACGTGCTGGGCTTCAGGGCCGCCGAGGTGGCCGGGATGCTGGGCACGACCGGCAACGCGGTGACCATGGCGTTGAAGCGGGCGCGGGCCTCGCTGGCGCCCGAGCTGCCCGGCCGCGACCGGGAGAGCGCGCCGCTGCCCGGCTCGCCGCAGGAACGCCGGATCGTGGACGGCCTGCGCCGCGCGCTCGAAGCGGGCGACGTGGACGCGATCGTCGCCATGCTGACGGACGACGCGTGGCTGACCATGCCGCCGCTGCCGATGGAGTATCAGGGCCCGGACGCCATCCGGCACTTCCTGGCCACGGTCGCCCTGCCCGGCTGCCGGCGCTACACGCTGATCCCGACCAGGGCGAACGGTCAACCGGCGTTCGGCTGCTACCTGCGCGACCCGCGCACACCGGTGCTGCACGCGCACGGGTTGATGGTGCTGACCCTGTCCGGCGAGCGTGTCTCGGCGCTGACGCGCTTCCACGACAACGCGATCCTGCCGCTCTTCGGTCTCCCCCGCTCCCTGCGCGGCCTGTGA
- a CDS encoding isocitrate lyase/PEP mutase family protein, which yields MSDTSRAAAGGAPSPLEQAAVLRKLHVPGDPVVLPNAWDAASARLAEAAGFPAVATSSAATAAVLGYDDGERAPVGEMLAAAGRIARAVRVPVTVDFERGYGLAPAELVERFALTGAAGLNLEDSDPASGVMVDAGEQADFLSAVREAAVSQGVDLVINARTDLFLRAAGSPEERLAGTLDRGARYLAAGADCVYPIGGLAGEVIRAVVEGVPGAVNVAYANGRLGLGELGALGVARVSFGPALQRHLYDTSGAAMFAAVAAGGNPFGR from the coding sequence ATGAGTGACACGTCTCGCGCGGCGGCCGGCGGTGCCCCGTCGCCGCTGGAGCAGGCCGCCGTCCTGCGCAAGCTGCACGTGCCGGGTGATCCGGTCGTGCTGCCCAACGCCTGGGACGCCGCCTCGGCGCGGCTGGCGGAGGCGGCCGGGTTCCCGGCCGTGGCCACGAGCAGCGCCGCCACGGCCGCCGTGCTCGGGTACGACGACGGCGAGCGGGCTCCGGTCGGCGAGATGCTGGCCGCGGCCGGCCGGATCGCCCGCGCGGTGCGGGTCCCGGTGACGGTCGACTTCGAGCGCGGCTACGGGCTCGCGCCGGCCGAGCTGGTCGAGCGGTTCGCGCTCACGGGGGCCGCCGGGCTGAACCTGGAGGACTCCGATCCGGCGAGTGGGGTGATGGTGGACGCGGGCGAGCAGGCCGACTTCCTGTCCGCGGTGCGGGAGGCGGCGGTGTCGCAGGGTGTGGATCTGGTGATCAACGCCCGTACGGACCTGTTCCTGCGTGCCGCCGGCTCGCCGGAGGAGCGGCTCGCGGGCACGCTCGACCGCGGCGCCCGGTACCTGGCGGCCGGCGCGGACTGCGTCTACCCGATCGGCGGGCTGGCCGGGGAGGTGATCCGGGCGGTGGTGGAGGGGGTGCCCGGTGCGGTCAACGTGGCTTACGCGAACGGGCGGCTGGGGCTGGGTGAGCTGGGGGCGCTCGGTGTGGCGCGGGTGAGCTTCGGGCCTGCCCTGCAGCGGCATCTGTACGACACGTCGGGGGCCGCGATGTTCGCGGCGGTCGCGGCGGGCGGGAACCCGTTCGGACGCTGA
- a CDS encoding sensor histidine kinase, translating to MTSRSPARRSLRKRLALAYAAGIYAAGVFVLVLVDLPLATIDATVPRGGPAPEAGTGPGIALPQLLIGSAAALVLLIPLALALGWYVAGRFLRPLRAITATAQVISAGDLDRRLGLGAPVDELTELGHTLDDLFARLQAAFDAQRHFVANASHELRTPLAGLRTLLEVALADPDADADTLRAACQDALTLGEHQERLVQALLDLATSERGVTRRATLDLAHVAGRVLASRRDQAARRGVRLTAQLAPAVTSGDPGLVESLVANLVDNAVRHNEPADGHMEVSTRTHGTQAVLTVTNSGPVIPAEQVPRLFQPFQRLAPDRHGRADGHGLGLAIVQAVARAHHAALTTTARPDGGLSITVRFAPGPHPGRP from the coding sequence ATGACGTCCCGGTCACCCGCCAGGAGGTCGCTGCGCAAGCGGCTCGCCCTCGCCTACGCGGCCGGCATCTACGCCGCCGGGGTGTTCGTGCTCGTGCTGGTCGATCTCCCGCTCGCCACCATCGACGCGACCGTCCCCAGAGGCGGCCCCGCCCCCGAGGCGGGCACCGGGCCGGGCATCGCCCTGCCCCAGCTCCTCATCGGATCCGCCGCCGCCCTCGTCCTGCTGATCCCGCTCGCCCTGGCACTCGGCTGGTACGTCGCCGGCCGGTTCCTGCGGCCACTGCGCGCCATCACCGCCACCGCCCAGGTCATCTCCGCCGGCGACCTCGACCGGCGCCTCGGCCTCGGCGCGCCGGTGGACGAGCTGACCGAGCTCGGCCACACGCTCGACGACCTGTTCGCCCGGCTGCAGGCCGCCTTCGACGCCCAACGCCACTTCGTCGCCAACGCCTCCCACGAGCTGCGCACCCCGCTCGCCGGCCTGCGTACGCTCCTCGAAGTCGCCCTCGCCGACCCCGACGCCGACGCGGACACCCTGCGCGCGGCCTGCCAGGACGCCCTGACCCTCGGCGAGCACCAGGAGCGGCTCGTCCAGGCGCTGCTCGACCTGGCCACCAGCGAGCGCGGCGTCACCCGCCGCGCCACCCTCGACCTGGCCCACGTCGCCGGGCGGGTGCTCGCCTCCCGCCGCGACCAGGCCGCCCGGCGGGGCGTCCGCCTCACCGCGCAGCTCGCGCCCGCGGTCACCTCAGGCGACCCTGGGCTGGTCGAGAGCCTCGTCGCCAACCTCGTCGACAACGCCGTCCGCCACAACGAGCCCGCCGACGGGCACATGGAGGTCAGCACGCGGACGCACGGCACGCAGGCGGTCCTCACCGTCACCAACAGCGGTCCTGTCATCCCCGCAGAACAGGTCCCGCGGCTCTTCCAGCCCTTCCAGAGGCTGGCACCCGACCGTCACGGCCGCGCCGACGGCCACGGGCTCGGCCTGGCGATCGTCCAGGCCGTCGCCCGAGCCCACCACGCCGCGCTCACCACCACCGCACGTCCTGATGGCGGCCTGTCCATCACCGTGCGGTTCGCGCCCGGCCCGCACCCGGGCCGCCCCTGA
- a CDS encoding response regulator transcription factor, with the protein MRVLVAEDFEILARSIGTGLRREGLAVDVVLDGAAALERLAVTRYDVVILDRDLPGVHGDEICRRLAGGRCGTRVLMLTASGTIEDRVAGLSLGADDYLPKPFAFAELVARVRALARRATPPLPPTLARGDLTLDPARRAAFRAGRRLELSPKEFALLECLLAAPPGLVLSAEELLERVWDEAADPFSSAVKHTMHRLRAKLGDPPVIETIREGGYRLGPS; encoded by the coding sequence GTGAGGGTTCTCGTCGCCGAGGACTTCGAGATCCTCGCCCGTTCCATCGGAACGGGGCTGCGCCGCGAGGGCCTGGCCGTGGACGTCGTCCTGGACGGCGCCGCGGCCCTGGAGCGCCTGGCCGTCACCCGCTACGACGTGGTGATCCTCGACCGCGACCTGCCCGGCGTGCACGGCGACGAGATCTGCCGGCGCCTGGCCGGTGGCCGTTGCGGGACCCGCGTGCTGATGCTCACCGCGTCCGGCACGATCGAGGACCGCGTCGCCGGGCTCAGCCTGGGCGCCGACGACTATCTGCCCAAGCCGTTCGCGTTCGCCGAGCTGGTCGCCCGCGTCCGCGCGCTGGCGCGGCGCGCCACCCCGCCGCTGCCGCCCACCCTGGCGCGCGGCGACCTGACCCTCGATCCGGCCCGCCGCGCCGCGTTCCGGGCCGGCCGGCGCCTGGAGCTGAGCCCCAAGGAGTTCGCGCTGCTCGAATGCCTGCTCGCCGCGCCGCCCGGCCTCGTCCTGTCGGCCGAGGAGCTGCTCGAACGGGTCTGGGACGAGGCCGCCGACCCCTTCAGCAGCGCCGTCAAGCACACCATGCACCGCTTACGCGCCAAGCTCGGCGATCCGCCGGTGATCGAGACCATCCGCGAAGGCGGCTACCGCCTCGGGCCGTCATGA
- a CDS encoding DUF1349 domain-containing protein produces MISVTSRRSRFLGLLRVQWASFCASRGRLVALAASVLITVSLGLLVAGGARSTCVTGKGEGPCPAPLVGPDGTAVRDKYFFVHQPLTGDGGVTARVSHLAGRLRLPDAVPGVRNVEEGVVPWAKAGLLIRQSLRQGTPYAAVMLTGEHGVRMQHNYVHDLPGGPHNGPQWLRLTRSGDIVTGYESDDGERWTEIGTVRLAGLPPTVEIGMFATSPGALWESASAFSQVTATFDEIEVEGANGAWRHDDVGVALESDGRTPHHPGGAVESGGRLVVTGGGDIGPATVEGGLRADLMLIGGALGLIPVLVAAATFGTAGNPRTVGCQGPARLLAARATVAGVVAFVTGLVSAGVVVPAGLALLRVHQNPIQPIGLGTGLRVIAGHAALTAVAAVLALGLAALLRRAVAGAGLAVGLVVLPQLVASAGVAPWLLVVTPAAGFAVTQSVPTFAHVDVHPSLLGGYHPLAPAAGLTVACGFAAVALGTAMVAHRGRLARGRIA; encoded by the coding sequence ATGATCTCAGTGACCTCTCGCCGCTCCCGGTTCCTGGGGCTGCTGCGCGTGCAGTGGGCCTCCTTCTGTGCCTCGCGGGGCCGGCTGGTCGCCCTGGCGGCCTCCGTACTGATCACGGTGTCGCTCGGGCTGCTGGTGGCCGGGGGTGCCCGCAGCACCTGCGTGACGGGCAAGGGCGAGGGCCCCTGCCCGGCGCCGCTGGTGGGGCCCGACGGCACCGCCGTCAGGGACAAGTACTTCTTCGTGCACCAGCCGCTCACCGGGGACGGCGGCGTCACCGCCCGCGTCTCGCATCTGGCCGGGCGGCTGCGGCTGCCGGACGCCGTGCCCGGGGTGCGCAACGTCGAGGAGGGCGTGGTGCCGTGGGCCAAGGCCGGGCTCCTCATCAGGCAGAGTCTCCGGCAGGGCACGCCGTACGCCGCCGTCATGCTGACCGGGGAGCACGGCGTGCGGATGCAGCACAACTACGTCCACGACCTGCCGGGCGGCCCGCACAACGGCCCGCAGTGGCTGCGCCTGACCCGGTCGGGCGACATCGTCACGGGCTACGAGTCGGACGATGGCGAGCGGTGGACCGAGATCGGCACGGTGCGGCTCGCCGGCCTGCCGCCGACCGTCGAGATCGGCATGTTCGCCACGTCGCCGGGCGCTCTGTGGGAGTCGGCGTCGGCCTTCTCCCAGGTCACCGCAACCTTCGACGAGATCGAGGTGGAGGGTGCGAACGGCGCGTGGCGGCACGACGACGTCGGTGTCGCGCTGGAGTCCGACGGCAGGACCCCGCACCACCCGGGCGGGGCCGTCGAGTCCGGCGGCAGGCTCGTCGTGACCGGAGGCGGCGACATCGGGCCCGCCACGGTGGAGGGCGGGCTGCGTGCCGACCTCATGCTGATCGGCGGGGCCCTGGGGTTGATCCCGGTGCTGGTGGCGGCGGCCACCTTCGGTACGGCGGGGAACCCGAGGACGGTGGGGTGCCAGGGTCCTGCCCGGCTGCTGGCGGCCAGGGCCACGGTGGCCGGGGTGGTCGCGTTCGTGACGGGGCTGGTGAGTGCCGGGGTGGTGGTGCCGGCCGGTCTGGCGCTGCTGCGCGTCCACCAGAACCCGATCCAGCCGATCGGCCTGGGCACCGGGTTGCGGGTGATCGCCGGTCACGCGGCGCTGACGGCGGTGGCCGCCGTGCTGGCCCTGGGCCTGGCCGCGCTGCTCAGGCGGGCCGTCGCCGGGGCCGGGCTGGCCGTCGGGCTGGTGGTGCTGCCCCAGCTGGTGGCGAGCGCGGGGGTGGCGCCGTGGCTGCTGGTGGTCACGCCCGCCGCCGGTTTCGCGGTCACGCAGAGCGTGCCCACGTTCGCGCACGTGGACGTGCACCCGTCGCTGCTCGGCGGCTACCACCCGCTCGCACCGGCGGCGGGTCTGACCGTGGCCTGCGGGTTCGCCGCCGTCGCCCTCGGGACGGCGATGGTGGCGCACCGCGGCAGGCTCGCGCGGGGACGAATCGCGTGA
- a CDS encoding ROK family transcriptional regulator — protein MAGTDRGDLTRTAILALLGTVGPLSRSEMARELDLSPATVTQLTKELIGHGMLEELDLKPSRGGRPAQRLGLVGSAGRALGVKVTADHLVLVDVRLDGEVLGSWERPHDPAAPDALEHLADAVESVVREISGVPPLLGVGVGVPGSVDDQAVGTVNAPTLGWQAMPVGERLRRRLRLPVLVENDVNALAAAERLYGRGRTHSDFLVVTIGRGVGAAIVADGRVYRGARGGAGEFGHLPVDAEGPPCGCGARGCLEAFVGSAGLLAAARAGKGPGNGLAGVDGLADVHDPLGAVAALGRAAAGGDVAAREVFAEAGAILGRATAGLINVVDPEVVVVLGEGTADWPLWRAGFEPALRAQLYPGRRDISVEVESWDDTSWAQGAAALVLATPFDSAGAAGEQGRLVRARLIGAGS, from the coding sequence ATGGCAGGCACTGACCGCGGCGACCTCACCAGAACGGCGATCCTCGCCCTCCTGGGCACGGTCGGCCCGCTGAGCCGCAGCGAGATGGCCCGCGAGCTCGATCTCAGCCCCGCCACCGTCACACAGCTCACCAAGGAGCTCATCGGGCACGGCATGCTCGAGGAGCTGGACCTGAAGCCGTCACGCGGCGGCCGTCCGGCCCAGCGGCTCGGGCTGGTGGGCAGTGCCGGGCGGGCGCTCGGGGTGAAGGTGACGGCCGACCACCTGGTGCTGGTGGACGTACGGCTCGACGGCGAGGTGCTCGGCTCCTGGGAACGACCCCACGACCCGGCGGCGCCCGACGCGCTGGAGCACCTGGCGGACGCGGTGGAGTCCGTGGTCCGCGAGATCTCCGGGGTGCCGCCGCTGCTGGGCGTCGGGGTGGGAGTGCCGGGCAGCGTGGACGACCAGGCCGTCGGCACCGTGAACGCGCCGACGCTCGGCTGGCAGGCGATGCCGGTGGGCGAGCGGCTGCGCCGCCGGCTGCGCCTGCCCGTCCTGGTCGAGAACGACGTGAACGCGCTGGCCGCGGCCGAGCGGTTGTACGGGCGGGGGCGTACGCACAGCGACTTCCTCGTGGTGACGATCGGGCGGGGTGTCGGTGCGGCGATCGTGGCCGACGGGCGGGTCTACCGGGGGGCACGGGGCGGGGCCGGTGAGTTCGGTCACCTGCCGGTGGATGCTGAGGGGCCGCCCTGCGGGTGCGGGGCCCGGGGGTGCCTGGAGGCGTTCGTCGGGTCGGCGGGGCTGCTGGCCGCCGCCCGCGCCGGAAAGGGTCCGGGGAACGGCCTGGCGGGGGTGGACGGCCTGGCGGACGTGCACGACCCGCTCGGGGCGGTGGCCGCGCTGGGGCGGGCCGCGGCGGGCGGGGACGTGGCCGCGCGGGAGGTGTTCGCCGAGGCCGGGGCGATCCTGGGCCGGGCCACGGCGGGGCTGATCAACGTGGTGGACCCGGAGGTCGTGGTGGTGCTGGGTGAGGGCACGGCCGACTGGCCGCTGTGGCGGGCGGGCTTCGAGCCGGCCCTGCGCGCGCAGTTGTACCCGGGGCGGCGCGACATCTCCGTGGAGGTGGAGAGCTGGGACGACACGAGCTGGGCGCAGGGGGCGGCGGCCCTCGTGCTGGCCACCCCGTTCGACTCCGCCGGAGCGGCGGGCGAGCAGGGCCGCCTGGTTCGCGCCCGCCTGATCGGGGCCGGCTCATGA